From a region of the Dictyostelium discoideum AX4 chromosome 2 chromosome, whole genome shotgun sequence genome:
- a CDS encoding Kelch repeat-containing protein, with amino-acid sequence METSSNSSGSSSSPPSQHQQQQQQNSQLNLSSQSCFSNNSSSAADFNNYMESKLSEENNYYKNFNSNLDRGDSFKLEKESIKDTIKDNIKEDKICNDNNNSSSSSSSSSSGNNNNNIKDGRAPSPITTQQISPNKLILNTTKAITKPTPILNTQQTPTTTATTNTSTSTTNSTPSKFKKIKNSTINPTIEFISKPSLSVMFGFSPIYFVESIFIVLLIYILSNFVLKETSVYVISIFVIYFVIYFDNRYQIINKLSKSSINDSDSSSNNNNNNNNTTTTNNDSASTKGNNNNEISSPETYQKDVKSKINFYEHVNISSTNLNNVNTTSNTPITNPSNVNQPSNITTATTATTTSTNNNNNVNNSINNNNNNNNNNNNNNNNNNNNNNNNNNNNNNNNNNNNGNNNGNNNGNNNNILSKENSTNSLLNNLILNNTSVGKTHNRSSSGSDSIQPPPLPTGGSSHNIFYSAFPTHPYTDIDQSSTYRTRTFGSSSINNRKSLPPEYYNQYLNFLAHSNNNNNNNNSNTNNNNNNQSVSAPVSQLATPVYQTPGTNSVVGNLENDNENNNDSFSDINDNNSVVGNDFEQDDQILQNNGISTTTSTIVPTNDETKQELSQLENSNKVRSTVSKFIKLSTGVEEKLDWAIAQQCTLQPPRSSHSVTVYGSSLVLIGGEGITGENLVQFIDVERNLFISPKVTGGKVGPESIYNHDYCRIGNKFYLFGGYVAGKLSNKLYVLTIMDDSTVHWSSPRISGGCIPSPRYGHTFTRYGNRFLLFGGYDGEQCLNDLYILEPETMCWSTVTNIKGGQTPSERFGHTSTILGEKLIIFGGKGINNNNNNNNNNNNNNNNNNNNNNNNNNNNNKGLVELNDTHILLLNEIDSSFQWQVASFHQVSEIPSERSFHSATRVGRNIVMVGGKKDDSNGNPIALRDCWVLSYRMQWSKVSGVQFSPPRYNFGLIKNGSKLFILGGKGNNNNINNNSSSGGNNSSSSSGNSNTIITNTTNTTNNNNNNNNNNNNNNNNNNNNNNNNNNNNNNNNNNNNNNNNLSILDDIWFVNTVTLPISSSVTMINYSDIKIDKEIGKGHFSKVLKGNWKGKDVAVKKLNSNKDKAREEMIQEFKAEVELLGSLQHPNLVTCYGYSLNPMCIVMEFLPSGNLFELIHSKPSEQQQSIKLDSTLILAIAFDIARGMQHLHTRNIIHRDLKSSNLLMDKHFNIKIADLGIARETSFTQTMTTIGTVAWTAPEILRHESYNQKADVYSYAIVLYELLTGEEPYQGIPPMNAGILVASKGLRPELPDNCDPNWKKLVVWCWSEDPNKRPSFEEITNYLTKTF; translated from the coding sequence ATGGAAACTAGTAGCAATAGTAGTGGCTCATCATCCTCACCACCGtcacaacaccaacaacaacaacaacaaaattcacaattaaatttatcatctCAGTCAtgcttttcaaataatagtagttCAGCAGCTGATTTTAATAACTATATggaatcaaaattatcagaagaaaataattattataaaaatttcaatagtAATTTGGATAGAGGAGATAGTTTCAAATTGGAAAAGGAATCAATCAAAGAtacaattaaagataatattaaagaagataaaatttgtaatgataataacaatagtagtagtagtagtagcagtagcagtagtggtaataataataataatataaaagatGGAAGAGCTCCTTCACCAATTACTACCCAACAAATAtcaccaaataaattaatattaaatacaaCTAAAGCAATAACAAAGCCAACGCCAATATTGAATACACAACAAACACCCaccacaacagcaacaacaaatacaagtacatcaacaacaaattcaacgccaagtaaatttaaaaagattaaaaactCAACAATTAATCCAACTATTGAATTTATAAGTAAACCAAGTTTATCAGTAATGTTTGGATTTAGTCCAATCTATTTTGTGGAATCAATTTTCATTGTGTTGTTAATATATATACTTTCAAACTTTGTACTTAAAGAGACATCAGTTTATGTCATCTCTATATTTGTCATATACTTTGTAatatattttgataatagATATCAAATCATAAATAAGTTAAGTAAATCTTCAATAAATGATAGcgatagtagtagtaataataataataataataataatactaccaCAACTAATAATGATAGTGCATCAACAaaaggtaataataataacgaaATCTCAAGTCCAGAAACTTACCAAAAAGAtgttaaatctaaaattaatttttatgaaCATGTAAATATAAGCTCaaccaatttaaataatgtaaatacaACATCAAATACACCAATAACGAATCCTTCAAATGTAAATCAACCTTCAAATataacaacagcaacaacagcaacaacaacatccaccaacaataataataatgtcaataatagtattaataataataataataataataataataataataataataataataataataataataataataataataataataataataataataataataataataataataatggcaaTAATAATggcaataataatggtaataataataatatactaTCAAAAGAGAATAGTAcaaatagtttattaaataatttaatattaaataatactaGTGTTGGTAAAACTCATAATAGATCATCATCAGGTTCAGATAGTAttcaaccaccaccattaccaacTGGTGGTTCATCacataatatattttattcagCATTCCCTACTCATCCATACACTGATATAGACCAATCATCAACTTATAGAACTAGAACATTTGGTAGTAGttctataaataatagaaaaagtTTACCACCTGAATAttataatcaatatttaaatttcttagctcattcaaataataataataataataataatagcaatacaaataataataataataatcaatcagTATCAGCACCAGTTAGTCAATTAGCAACACCAGTTTATCAAACACCAGGTACAAATAGTGTTGTTGGtaatttagaaaatgataatgaaaataataatgatagtttCTCagatattaatgataataatagtgttGTTGGTAATGATTTTGAACAAGATGAtcaaattttacaaaataatgGAATATCAACAACTACATCAACAATTGTACCAACTAATGATGAAACTAAACAAGAATTATCACAATTGGAGAACAGTAATAAAGTAAGAAGTACTGTTAGTaagtttataaaattatcaacTGGTGTTGAAGAGAAGTTGGATTGGGCCATTGCTCAACAATGTACTTTACAACCACCAAGATCTTCACACTCTGTCACTGTTTATGGTTCATCATTGGTATTGATTGGTGGTGAAGGTATAACTGGTGAGAATTTAGTTCAATTCATCGATGTAGAGAGAAACCTATTCATATCACCAAAAGTAACCGGTGGTAAAGTTGGCCCAGAGTCAATTTATAATCACGACTATTGTAGAATTGGTAATAAGTTTTACTTGTTTGGTGGTTATGTAGCTGgcaaattatcaaataaattgtATGTTTTAACCATTATGGATGATAGTACAGTACATTGGTCATCACCTAGAATTAGTGGTGGTTGTATACCTTCACCAAGATATGGACATACTTTCACTCGTTATGGTAATAGATTCTTATTGTTTGGTGGCTACGATGGTGAACAATGTTTAAATGATCTCTATATATTAGAGCCAGAAACAATGTGTTGGTCAACCGTTACAAACATTAAAGGAGGTCAAACACCATCTGAAAGATTTGGTCATACAAGTACAATTTTAGGggagaaattaataattttcgGTGGTAAaggtataaataataataataataataataataataataataataataataataataataataataataataataataataataataataataataaaggatTGGTCGAATTAAATGATACccatattttattattaaatgaaattgattcaagTTTTCAGTGGCAAGTTGCAAGTTTTCATCAAGTTTCAGAGATACCATCAGAAAGATCATTTCATTCAGCAACACGTGTCGGTAGAAATATCGTTATGGTTGGTGGTAAAAAAGATGATTCAAATGGTAATCCAATTGCATTAAGAGATTGTTGGGTATTATCATATCGTATGCAATGGTCAAAAGTTTCTGGTGTTCAATTCTCTCCACCACGTTAtaattttggtttaattaaaaatggtagtaaattatttatattaggTGGTaaaggaaataataataatattaataataatagtagtagtggtggtaataatagtagtagtagtagtggtaatagtaatactatcattacaaatacaaccaacactactaataataataataataataataataataataataataataataataataataataataataataataataataataataataataataataataataataataataataataataataatttatcaatattagaTGATATTTGGTTTGTAAATACAGTAACACTaccaatatcatcatcagttacaatgataaattattcagatattaaaattgataaagagATTGGTAAAGGTCATTTTAGTAAAGTTTTAAAGGGTAATTGGAAAGGTAAAGATGTTGCagtaaagaaattaaattcaaataaagataaagcaAGAGAAGAAATGATTCAAGAGTTTAAAGCAGAGGTTGAACTATTGGGTAGTTTACAACATCCAAATTTGGTGACATGTTATGGTTATTCGTTGAATCCAATGTGTATAGTTATGGAATTCTTACCAAGTGGTAATCTATTTGAATTAATCCATTCAAAACCAtcagaacaacaacaatcaattaaattggaTAGTACATTGATATTGGCTATAGCTTTCGATATTGCACGTGGTATGCAACATTTACATACGAGAAATATAATTCATAGAGATTTAAAATCAAGTAACCTTTTAATGGATAAacatttcaatattaaaatcgCAGATTTAGGTATCGCCAGAGAAACTTCATTCACTCAAACTATGACTACAATTGGTACAGTGGCTTGGACTGCTCCAGAGATTCTTCGTCATGAATCTTATAATCAAAAAGCTGATGTTTATTCTTATGCAATCGTCCTATATGAGCTATTAACTGGTGAAGAACCATATCAAGGTATTCCTCCAATGAATGCTGGCATTTTAGTTGCTTCAAAAGGTTTAAGACCAGAATTACCAGATAATTGTGATCCAAATTGGAAGAAATTAGTAGTTTGGTGTTGGTCTGAAGATCCAAATAAAAGACCATCTTTTGaagaaattacaaattatttaactaaaactttttaa